Within the Acidipropionibacterium acidipropionici genome, the region CCAGACCCGCCTGGAAGGAGCAGACCCCATCCCACCCGAACTGACAGCCTGACCCCGTATCGAAAGATCACGAAACGGATACACCACTACAAGGGACTTGACCATCGGCGTCGAGGCGGATCGCGGCCTCCAGATGAAGGGCATCCAGCGTCTGGAGATACGGCATCGGGAGCAGTCCGGCATTGCGGAAGACGGCCCGATCCAGCGCAGCGAGAGACACGCCGTCGAGCAGCGCGGTCACGTCGGCCTGGTCGAGCCCCTCACGGATCGCCAGGCGGCGCAGCTCAGCCTCGAGAAGGTCGCTGGACACCAGGGTGGCGGAATCCAGATCCAGCCATGTGAGAAGCGCCTCGCTCTCAGGCCGTGCGACGCCCCGCTGTGCACCTGTTTCCGCAAGAATCGATTCCATGGCCGACACATTGGATCAGTGGGAGGCATCGGTAGCGAGCCTTTGGGAGCGCTTCGAAACTCTGGACTGCGATACCGGGGTGGCGGCGATGCGTGATCTCGCGGCAACCTGCCCGGCATCCGATGGGAGAGCAGCGTTCGAGCTGGCGGGGATGTACGACTCGATGGGCTTCGAGGCACAGGCCGGTGCGCAGTACGAGAAGGCTCTCGAGCTCGGTCTCGACGAGGCGCGTCACGCCCGGCTCGCCGTCCAGTACGGCTCGACACTGCGCAATCTCGGCCGCCTCGAAGAGGCAATCGCCGTCCTGCGAACCGCCCCGACCCACGAGTCGACGGGCACCGCGCCACGCCTCATGCTGGCCCTGGCCCTGCACAGCGCCGGACGCAAGGACGAGGCCCTGCAGGTCGCGATCGAGGCACAGATCGACGTCCTTCCCCGCTACCAGCGATCCATGAGGCACTACGCCGCCGACCTCTACGATCCGTCGGCCTGAGCCCCCGTGAGCACTCGACCTACGATCGCCCTGAATCCCGCTTCCAGATGTACGGGGTGGTGGTCGATACCTTGATCAGGCCGGATCGCTCCAGGATCGGACGCGAGAACTCGGTCGAGTCACTGTGGATCAGCGTCTTCCCGAAAGTCAGCGCCGACCGGGCCCGTGCCGCCGTCAGCGCCCGGTAGATCCCTCTCCCTCGCCACGGCTCAAGCGTCGCGCCGCCCCAGATCCCGGCGACGTCGCTGCCCGCGACGGGTTCCAGACGCCCGGCGCTGACCATCCGGCCGGCGTCCTCGGCCACCCACAGCTCCATGCCGTCACGGCGGGCCAGCCTTGCCAGGACGTCGTCGGCCCGCTGCCGGGAGACCGGATCCCCGAAGGCCTCGTCGGCCATCGCGCTCATGGCACGCACATCGGGTTCGTCGGTGATGCGTCGCAGCGTGACGCCGTCGGGCAGCGGCACATCGACGGCGAGCAGACGGGCCTCGCCGATCATGATCGACTCCGTCTCCTCCGGCACGAACCCGGCCTCGACCAGGGCGTCGTGCAGGCCAGGGGCGGCGTCGTGCCCGCGGGTCTTCCATTCGATCTCCCGGATCCCGTCCTGCCCCGTGTAATAGCTCAGGGCCTCACCCACCAGAGCTCGAATCTGCACGGCGTCGGCTCCGTTCAGATCTCGATAGGTGACGAATCCGCGCCCGCCGGCGAATGTCACCAGCCTCAGCGACCCGAGTCTCTTCACACTGATCGCACTGGGCGTCTCGGCATCGGTGCGCAGCTGATCGTCATAGGCTGCGAGGAGTCCCACCTTGTCCAGAATCACCACGCAACTATCGCCCTCGGCGCCACCCGGATCAACCGCGCCGCCGGCCGGGCCGGGCCGGGCCCGTACCAGAGGAGTCACAGTGGAAACCGTGTACGCGACGGGGGCGATCCCCTCGCAGGAGGAGGCCGTCCGCCTGTACGACTCGGTCGGCTGGTCGGCCTACACCCGGGACCCCGAACTCCTGGTCGACGCGCTGGTGGCGTCGCTGTCGGTGGTGACCGCACGCGTGGATGACGAGCTCGTCGGCCTGGCCCGGGTCGTCGGTGACGGACTGACGATCGTCTACCTCCAGGACATTCTGGTGGCTCCCTCCCACCAGCGCCTCGGCATCGGCCGGGAATTGCTGCGTCAGGTGTTCGAGCCGTACTCCGAGGTGCGTCAGAGAGTCCTGCTGACCGATGACGAGCCGGGACAGCGCCTGTTCTACGAGGCGATGGGATTCCGCGAGGTGCATGACCTGGCCCCCAGACTGAACGCCTTCGTCCATCTCGACCGGAGCACCGAATGATCAGACGGGATTTGTGGCGAATCCTCGTGGGTAGTCACCACAGGAGCCGCCACACATGGGTGCGGCATCGATCCCCGGCCCGTCACCCGGCGATCACTCGGTAGCCACGTAGCTCCGGAGCACTTCAGCGAGTGGCGGGAGATGGGTCTCGACGACATCGCGGACAATGTCGGGATCGACGCCGAAGTACCGGTGGACCAGGATGTTTCGGAAACCGCGGATCTGCGGCCAAGCGATCTCTGGATGCGCACCGGTGAGCTCTTCGGGAAGATACTTGGCGGCTTCGCCGATGATCTGGAGGTTGCGCTCGATCGCGTCCTCCGCCATTTCCACGTCGCCTACGTCCCCCTCAAGAGCGGCGGCGTAACGTTGGCATCGCTGAATGGCCTCAAGAGCATCAGCGATCCG harbors:
- a CDS encoding tetratricopeptide repeat protein, with translation MADTLDQWEASVASLWERFETLDCDTGVAAMRDLAATCPASDGRAAFELAGMYDSMGFEAQAGAQYEKALELGLDEARHARLAVQYGSTLRNLGRLEEAIAVLRTAPTHESTGTAPRLMLALALHSAGRKDEALQVAIEAQIDVLPRYQRSMRHYAADLYDPSA
- a CDS encoding HepT-like ribonuclease domain-containing protein; amino-acid sequence: MTRDPARRIADALEAIQRCQRYAAALEGDVGDVEMAEDAIERNLQIIGEAAKYLPEELTGAHPEIAWPQIRGFRNILVHRYFGVDPDIVRDVVETHLPPLAEVLRSYVATE
- a CDS encoding PIN domain-containing protein → MESILAETGAQRGVARPESEALLTWLDLDSATLVSSDLLEAELRRLAIREGLDQADVTALLDGVSLAALDRAVFRNAGLLPMPYLQTLDALHLEAAIRLDADGQVPCSGVSVS
- a CDS encoding GNAT family N-acetyltransferase produces the protein METVYATGAIPSQEEAVRLYDSVGWSAYTRDPELLVDALVASLSVVTARVDDELVGLARVVGDGLTIVYLQDILVAPSHQRLGIGRELLRQVFEPYSEVRQRVLLTDDEPGQRLFYEAMGFREVHDLAPRLNAFVHLDRSTE
- a CDS encoding GNAT family N-acetyltransferase is translated as MGLLAAYDDQLRTDAETPSAISVKRLGSLRLVTFAGGRGFVTYRDLNGADAVQIRALVGEALSYYTGQDGIREIEWKTRGHDAAPGLHDALVEAGFVPEETESIMIGEARLLAVDVPLPDGVTLRRITDEPDVRAMSAMADEAFGDPVSRQRADDVLARLARRDGMELWVAEDAGRMVSAGRLEPVAGSDVAGIWGGATLEPWRGRGIYRALTAARARSALTFGKTLIHSDSTEFSRPILERSGLIKVSTTTPYIWKRDSGRS